The following nucleotide sequence is from Campylobacter coli 76339.
AAACAAGATAGTTTAGGACTTCATTCAAGACTTGTTGGAGTATTAAACTTGAGTGATATTAATAAAAATAAAAAATTCACTTTACGCACTAAACAAGATGTTCAAGGTTTTGAAAATTTAAAAGATATCAGCTTTTATACACATTTGCTGATTAAACAGATGGCAAACAAAGCAGCGAGTATGATTTCGGAGCTTTGAAATGCTTAAATTGCGGAGCTTTTACTCTGCTTTGTTTTTGTCACCATTGCGCCGAAGAATTATCAGAATTTTCTTTAGGCGTAAGGGAGCTTGAAAAGAATTTTAAAGTTTACTCTTTTTACAAATATCACGAGATTAAACATCTTCTACACGCTAAACATAAATTTTATGGTTATTTTGTCTTTCATTTCTTAGCAAAATTAAGTTTTTTTAAATTTAAAGATTTTTTCCCTGTAAATGAGCAAATTAATGCTATTCCTCTAGATGATAGGGTTGAAAATTTATTTTATTCTCATTCAGCCATCTTGGCAAAATATTTAAAAACAGATTTTATTCAACCTCTATTTGGTGCTTTGCATGCACAAAATCATCTCAAGTATTCTGGAAAAAGCTTAAAATTTAGACAAAACAATAAAAGAAATTTTAAACTTTTAAAAAAGATTAATAATCCTGTAATTTTAGTAGATGATATTGTATCTTCGGGTTCTAGTTTGCTTGAAGCTAAGCAATTTTTAGAAAAAAATAAAATTTCTGTTCTTTTTGCAGTTGTTTTAGCTGATGCAAAAGTTTAATATGGTACAATGATAGTTTGAAATTGTGGAAGGAAATTTAATGGAGAATATTTTTAATAAGGATTCTGATATTGAACTTATAGATATAGAAAATTCTATTAAAAGTAGCTATTTAGACTACTCTATGAGTGTTATTATCGGTCGTGCACTTCCTGATGCTAGAGATGGCTTAAAGCCTGTTCATAGAAGAATACTTTATGCTATGAATGATCTTGGCGTGGGAAGTAGAAGTGCGTATAAAAAATCTGCTCGTATAGTAGGGGATGTTATCGGTAAGTATCATCCACATGGAGATACTGCTGTTTATGATGCCTTGGTGAGAATGGCACAAGATTTTTCAATGCGTTATCCAAGTATCGATGGACAAGGAAACTTTGGTTCTATCGATGGTGATGGCGCTGCTGCGATGCGTTATACCGAAGCTAGAATGACAATTTTAGCAGAAGAGCTTTTACGTGATATAGATAAAGATACAGTAGATTTTGTTCCAAACTACGATGATTCTATGAGTGAACCTGATGTTTTACCTGCTAGAGTGCCAAATTTATTGTTAAATGGTTCTAGTGGTATTGCTGTAGGTATGGCGACAAATATTCCTCCACACAGTCTTAACGAGCTTGTAGACGGGCTTTTATATTTGCTTGATCACAAGGATGCAAGCTTAGAAGAGTTGATGCAATTTATCAAAGGTCCTGATTTTCCAACAGGTGGGATAATCTATGGTAAAAAGGGTATTATCGAAGCTTATCGCACAGGGCGAGGCAGGGTAAAAATAAGAGCTAAAACTCACATAGAAAAAAAAGCAAATAAAGATATTATCGTTATAGATGAACTTCCATATCAGACTAATAAAGCAAGGCTTATAGAGCAAATTGCAGAGCTTGTAAAAGAAAAGCAAATCGAAGGAATTTCAGAAGTTAGAGATGAGAGCGATAGAGAAGGAATTCGCGTAGTTATTGAGCTTAAGCGTGAAGCAATGAGTGAAATAGTACTCAACAATCTTTTCAAATCTACCACAATGGAAAGTACTTTTGGTGTGATTATGCTTGCTATTCACAATAAAGAGCCAAAAATCTTTTCTTTAATCGAGCTTTTAAATCTTTTCTTAAATCATAGAAAAACAGTGATTATCAGACGAACGATTTTTGAACTTCAAAAAGCAAGAGCAAGAGCTCATATTTTAGAAGGTTTAAAAATAGCTTTAGATAATATTGATGAAGTTATAGCTTTAATTAAAAACAGTCCTGATAATACTACAGCAAGAGATTCTTTGGTGGCTAAATTCGGACTTACAGAACTTCAAGCTAATGCGATTTTAGATATGAAATTGGGTCGTTTAACAGGACTTGAAAGAGAAAAAATCGAAAATGAACTTGCAGAACTTATGAAAGAAATCGCAAGACTTGATGAGATTTTAAAAAGTGAAACTTTACTAGAAAATCTTATCCGCGATGAATTAAAAGAGATAAGAAGTAAATTTGATGTGCCACGTATCACACAAATAGAAGATGATTATGATGATATTGATATTGAGGATTTAATTCCTAATGAAAATATGGTCGTAACCATTACTCATCGTGGATACATCAAAAGAGTACCGAGTAAACAATATGAAAAACAAAAACGCGGCGGAAAAGGCAAGCTTGCTGTAACAACTTATGATGATGATTTCATCGAAAGCTTCTTTACTGCTAATACTCATGATACATTGATGTTTGTTACCGATAGAGGACAGCTTTATTGGTTGAAAGTTTATAAAATACCTGAAGGCTCAAGGACAGCTAAAGGGAAAGCAGTTGTGAATTTGATTAATTTACAAGCTGATGAAAAGATTATGGCTATTATCCCGACTACTGATTTTGATGAGAGTAAATCTTTGTGTTTCTTCACTAAGAATGGTATAGTAAAACGCACTAATTTAAGCGAATATCAAAATATTAGAAGTGTAGGTGTAAGAGCGATCAATTTAGATGAAAATGATGAGTTAGTGACTGCTATTATTGTCCAAAGAGATGAGAATGAAGAAGTAGAGCTTTTGGATGATGATAATTTTAATGATGAAAATATAAACCCTGATGAAAATGCAATTGAATCTGTTAAAGGTAAAATGCTTTTTGCAGTAACTAAAAAGGGTATGTGTATTAAATTTCCTCTTGCAAAAGTGCGTGAAATCGGTCGCGTAAGTCGTGGTGTAACGGCTATTAAATTTAAAGAAAAAAATGACGAATTAGTAGGTGCTGTCGTTATAGAAAATGATGAGCAAGAGATTTTAAGTATCAGCGCTAAGGGTATAGGCAAGCGAACAAATGCTGGAGAATATAGACTCCAAAGCAGAGGCGGAAAAGGTGTCATTTGTATGAAGCTTACTGATAAAACCAAAGAACTTATTAGTGTCGTAATCGTGGATGAGAGTATGGATTTAATGGCGCTAACAAGCAGTGGTAAGATGATACGCGTTGATATGCAAAGCATTAGAAAAGCAGGACGCAATACCAGCGGTGTTATTGTGGTAAATGTAGAAAATGACGAGGTGGTTAGCATTGCTAAATGTCCTAAAGAAGAACTTGAGGATGAAATTGGCGATGAAAACTTGGAACTAAATTTAGAATAATTGTTTGAATTGGAACGCTTTTTGCTTTTTAACAAATAATTACAATATTTTGAAGGTGTAAATATGAAAAAAATTTATTTTATGCTAGTAATAGCAGGAATCTTTGCGGGATGTACAGCAAGTGCAAACAGTGCTGCAGCTAAAAATCCAAACAATGCAAGCACTTCGGCTCAGGCATCCGATATCATCGTTCAAAAAGTAGATAAGGACGATGTTCGTGATATTATCAGAGAGGAAAAGATGTTGGCTCCTGATGCAAGCGAAAGCGAGCTTAGTTTTAGTGCTGTAGGAGAAGGAATCGCCCCTCTTAATACTGTTTCAACTGCTCAAGCTCTAGCATTAGCAAAAAGAGCTGCGATTACAGATGCTTATAGACAACTTGCAAGTAAGCTTTATGGTGTTAAAGTAAACGGTAAAGATACTGTAAAAGATGCAATGCTTAGAAGCTCAACCATAACTGCACAAGTAAATGGTTTAATTAAAAATGCTAGCATAATTGATGAGAATTTTAATCAAGGCCTTTACAGAGTTAATGTAGAACTTAAGATTGATGCAGACAAGTGGAAAGAATTGTTTGCTTATTAATACTTTTTAGTTTTAAACTAATTGCCCAAGATGAATTTATATTTTGGGCAGAACTTTCTAATAAGAATTTAATCCTTTTTCATCAAAGTCAAAATCTATCTCCAGCGATGACTCAAAGCGAAGATGCTATAAGTGAATTTGCTTGTGAAATTTCTTATACTGATAATGACTTAAAAAAACTTCCAAGAACAGAATTGGGTATGATAGATGATGATATGCCTAAAATTATCAAATTTAATTTTTTAAATGCTCATAAAGATAAGTTAAGTGATTGTTTTATCGGTGCTAAAATTTCTGTGAAAGATATAGTTAAAACGGATTTATTAAAAGCACAAAATGAAACTTATGTTAAAATTCTACCCTTGCGTTTTAGTGTGGAATTTGGAGAAAGAAGTGCTTTGATTTATTATACTTAAAAAAAAGTAAATTTAAGCCGTATTTTGCTATTATTTGCTAAAAAATCGAAGGTTGGTTATGAATTTGGTGATTGTTGAAGATGATATCAATATGCGAAAATCCCTTGAAATAGCTCTTGGGGAATATGAAGAATTTCAAATAAAATCTTACAAATCAGCCACAGAAGCTTTAAAGAAAATTGATTCAGATACGGATTTGATTATTACAGATATCAATATGCCAGGAATTGATGGACTAGAATTTATTAAGGCTTGTGAAAATAAATATGATTTTATCATCATGACAGGAAATGCGACCTTAAACCGTGCCATAGAAGCAGTTCGCTTGGGAGTGAAGGATTTTTTAACTAAACCTTTTGATGTGGAAACTTTGGTTGAAGCAATTAAGCGTGCAAAAATCATTAGAGAAAAAACTGCGGATAAGAAAGTAAAAAAGCAAGAAGAAAACCAAGAAAATGGTTTTTTCTCAAGTTCTGAAAAATTAGAACAAGTTTTAAGCTTGAGTCAGAAAGCCGCTAAAACAGATGCGTCGGTTATGCTTTTTGGTGAGAGTGGAGTAGGTAAGGAAGTTTTTTCGCGTTTTATCCATGAAAACTCTAAGCGCTCTCAAAAACCTTTTGTAGCTATCAATATGGCTGCTATCCCTTCAAATTTGATAGAAAGTGAACTTTTTGGATTTGAAAAGGGAGCGTTTACTGATGCTAATGCTACTAAAATAGGACTTTTTGAGATGGCAAATAACGGAACTTTATTTTTGGATGAAATAGGTGAAATGCCTTATGAAATTCAAGCTAAACTCTTAAGAGCCTTGCAAGAAAGAGAAATCACAAGACTTGGGAGTACTAAAAGTATCAAGATAGATGTGAGAATTATCAGTGCGACTAATGCGAATTTACAAGATAAGATTGATAATGGGGAATTTAGATCGGATTTGTATTATCGCTTAAACACAGTTCCTATCAATATACCTCCTTTAAGAGAAAGAAAAGAAGAAATTTTAGGTATAGCGCAAAAAGTTTTAGAAAATACCTGTAAAGAGTATGAGCTTGAAATGAAAAATTTAAGTCAAGAAGCTGAAGAAGCTTTATTAGAATATAATTTCCCAGGCAATATAAGAGAGCTTATTTCTATAGTTCAGCGTGCTTGTATTTTAAGCGAGGGAACAGAAATTTCAGAGCAAGATTTATTTTTAGAAGCAAGAAGTGTAAAAAAAGATGTAAAAAATTTAGAAAAAGAATTATTAGAACAAATTCTAAAACAATGCGAATTTGATAAAGAAAAAGCAAGCAATGAGCTTGGAATGAGTATAGAAAATTTAAACAATAAAATAAAACAATACAAAATAAAGGAAAAATAATGTCAAAAAAACAAAAAATAAGCTATAGTCGGAGCAACAGGTGCGGTTGGAGAAGAGCTTTTAAATGTATTAGATGAACTTGATTTTCCAGTTGAGAGTATTTTGCCTTTAGCCAGTGCAAAAAGTGCAGGCAATCAAATAGAATTTAGAGGTAAGTCTTACAAGATAAAAGAACTTACCGAGGATGTTTTTAAAGAAAATCCTGTAGATATAGCTTTTTTTAGTGCAGGTGGAAGCGTAAGTGAGAAATATGCTAAATTTGCTGTAGAAGCGGGTGCTGTGGTGATTGATAATACAAGTCATTTTAGAATGGAAAAAGATGTGCCTTTAGTCGTTCCAGAATGCAATCCTGAAGATATTAAAGAATGGAAAAAAACAGGGATTATCGCAAATCCAAATTGTTCAACTATACAAATGGTACATGTTTTAAAACCTTTAAATGATGCTTTTGATTTAAAGCGTGTTGATGTAAGTACTTATCAGGCTGCAAGTGGAGCAGGGAAAGAAGGTATGGAAGAATTAGTCCGTGCAATGCAAAGTTTTTTTGCTTTCAAGCTTGATGAATTTGAAGCTCAAACATTTCCTCATACTCTAGCACTTAATTTAATTCCTCAAATTGATGTATTTACAGATAATGGTTATACAAAAGAAGAGCTGAAGATGATCAATGAAACACAAAAAATTCTTCATAAAAATTTAGAAATTTCAGCCACTTGTGTAAGAGTTCCTGTTTTAAGAAGTCACAGCGAAGCAATCACCATGCATTTTGCAAAGGAAGTGGATGTAAGTAAAGCAAGAGATATACTTCAAAATGCGCCAAGTGTTATTGTTATGGATGAACCTGAAAATAAAAAATATCCTATGCCTTTAATGACTAGCGATACAAATGAAACCTATGTAGGTAGAATTCGTCTAGATGTTACGCATAAAAATATACTCCATCTTTGGTGTGTAGCGGATCAAATTCGTGTGGGTGCTGCTACAAATGCAGTGCGCATTGCTCAAAAATGGTTAGAATTAGAAAATAAATAAAAGGAGTAAAAGAGTGTTAGAGAAAATTTTTGAAGCCTTGCTTGTTAAAAGTCGTATTGTTACAATTTTACCCGTAATCTTTGGTCTTGTGGGTGCTTTTGTTTTATTTTTTATCGCAAGTTATGATGTTTTAAAAGTAATTCTTTATACTTATCAATATTTTTTTAGTGCCGCAGTTGAGATTGATTTGCATGAAGATGTGGTAGCTTTAATTATAGGGGCTGTGGATCTTTATCTTATGGCTTTGGTTTTATTTATTTTTTCTTTTGGAGTTTATGAACTTTTTATTAGCGAGATAGAAGAATTTAAACAAACAAAACAAAGCAAGGTTCTAGAGGTGCATAGTCTAGATCAGTTAAAAGATAAACTTGCAAAAGTGATTATTATGGTTTTAGTAGTAAATTTCTTCCAAAGAGTATTGCAAATGAAATTTGCTACACCTACAGATATGGCGTTTCTTGCTGGATCTATTTTGGCTCTTTGCGTAGGGCTTTATTTCTTGCACAAGGGCGGACATTGAGGCTTGATTATCTTTTTTTGATATAATTTAAATTTTGGTTTGTAGGGGTGATGCATGAAAAAGCTATTTTTGATTTTATCGATAGTTGCCAACGCTTTAACTTTTTCTTATGCAGCTCCTTTGGATGATGTTTTTAAAGATATTGAGGTTTCAGGCGTTGTGCGTTATAGATACGA
It contains:
- a CDS encoding Possible purine/pyrimidine phosphoribosyltransferase — encoded protein: MKCLNCGAFTLLCFCHHCAEELSEFSLGVRELEKNFKVYSFYKYHEIKHLLHAKHKFYGYFVFHFLAKLSFFKFKDFFPVNEQINAIPLDDRVENLFYSHSAILAKYLKTDFIQPLFGALHAQNHLKYSGKSLKFRQNNKRNFKLLKKINNPVILVDDIVSSGSSLLEAKQFLEKNKISVLFAVVLADAKV
- a CDS encoding DNA gyrase subunit A, with the protein product MENIFNKDSDIELIDIENSIKSSYLDYSMSVIIGRALPDARDGLKPVHRRILYAMNDLGVGSRSAYKKSARIVGDVIGKYHPHGDTAVYDALVRMAQDFSMRYPSIDGQGNFGSIDGDGAAAMRYTEARMTILAEELLRDIDKDTVDFVPNYDDSMSEPDVLPARVPNLLLNGSSGIAVGMATNIPPHSLNELVDGLLYLLDHKDASLEELMQFIKGPDFPTGGIIYGKKGIIEAYRTGRGRVKIRAKTHIEKKANKDIIVIDELPYQTNKARLIEQIAELVKEKQIEGISEVRDESDREGIRVVIELKREAMSEIVLNNLFKSTTMESTFGVIMLAIHNKEPKIFSLIELLNLFLNHRKTVIIRRTIFELQKARARAHILEGLKIALDNIDEVIALIKNSPDNTTARDSLVAKFGLTELQANAILDMKLGRLTGLEREKIENELAELMKEIARLDEILKSETLLENLIRDELKEIRSKFDVPRITQIEDDYDDIDIEDLIPNENMVVTITHRGYIKRVPSKQYEKQKRGGKGKLAVTTYDDDFIESFFTANTHDTLMFVTDRGQLYWLKVYKIPEGSRTAKGKAVVNLINLQADEKIMAIIPTTDFDESKSLCFFTKNGIVKRTNLSEYQNIRSVGVRAINLDENDELVTAIIVQRDENEEVELLDDDNFNDENINPDENAIESVKGKMLFAVTKKGMCIKFPLAKVREIGRVSRGVTAIKFKEKNDELVGAVVIENDEQEILSISAKGIGKRTNAGEYRLQSRGGKGVICMKLTDKTKELISVVIVDESMDLMALTSSGKMIRVDMQSIRKAGRNTSGVIVVNVENDEVVSIAKCPKEELEDEIGDENLELNLE
- a CDS encoding Putative lipoprotein required for motility codes for the protein MKKIYFMLVIAGIFAGCTASANSAAAKNPNNASTSAQASDIIVQKVDKDDVRDIIREEKMLAPDASESELSFSAVGEGIAPLNTVSTAQALALAKRAAITDAYRQLASKLYGVKVNGKDTVKDAMLRSSTITAQVNGLIKNASIIDENFNQGLYRVNVELKIDADKWKELFAY
- a CDS encoding Signal-transduction regulatory protein FlgR, giving the protein MNLVIVEDDINMRKSLEIALGEYEEFQIKSYKSATEALKKIDSDTDLIITDINMPGIDGLEFIKACENKYDFIIMTGNATLNRAIEAVRLGVKDFLTKPFDVETLVEAIKRAKIIREKTADKKVKKQEENQENGFFSSSEKLEQVLSLSQKAAKTDASVMLFGESGVGKEVFSRFIHENSKRSQKPFVAINMAAIPSNLIESELFGFEKGAFTDANATKIGLFEMANNGTLFLDEIGEMPYEIQAKLLRALQEREITRLGSTKSIKIDVRIISATNANLQDKIDNGEFRSDLYYRLNTVPINIPPLRERKEEILGIAQKVLENTCKEYELEMKNLSQEAEEALLEYNFPGNIRELISIVQRACILSEGTEISEQDLFLEARSVKKDVKNLEKELLEQILKQCEFDKEKASNELGMSIENLNNKIKQYKIKEK
- a CDS encoding Aspartate-semialdehyde dehydrogenase yields the protein MPLASAKSAGNQIEFRGKSYKIKELTEDVFKENPVDIAFFSAGGSVSEKYAKFAVEAGAVVIDNTSHFRMEKDVPLVVPECNPEDIKEWKKTGIIANPNCSTIQMVHVLKPLNDAFDLKRVDVSTYQAASGAGKEGMEELVRAMQSFFAFKLDEFEAQTFPHTLALNLIPQIDVFTDNGYTKEELKMINETQKILHKNLEISATCVRVPVLRSHSEAITMHFAKEVDVSKARDILQNAPSVIVMDEPENKKYPMPLMTSDTNETYVGRIRLDVTHKNILHLWCVADQIRVGAATNAVRIAQKWLELENK
- a CDS encoding membrane protein, translated to MLEKIFEALLVKSRIVTILPVIFGLVGAFVLFFIASYDVLKVILYTYQYFFSAAVEIDLHEDVVALIIGAVDLYLMALVLFIFSFGVYELFISEIEEFKQTKQSKVLEVHSLDQLKDKLAKVIIMVLVVNFFQRVLQMKFATPTDMAFLAGSILALCVGLYFLHKGGH
- a CDS encoding Putative periplasmic protein → MKKLFLILSIVANALTFSYAAPLDDVFKDIEVSGVVRYRYETQRVKKTDHKNKKHKVTNRTEITIK